The Anolis carolinensis isolate JA03-04 chromosome 2, rAnoCar3.1.pri, whole genome shotgun sequence genome has a window encoding:
- the ptms gene encoding parathymosin, with protein sequence MSEKPAEEAPVELGAAKDLKEKKEKHEEKSARKEKKEIVEEDENGAEEEEDDEDANPEDDEDEDEEDEENEQEPDSHAIKRSAEKKQEEDEVDPKRKKTENGASA encoded by the exons ATGTCGGAGAAGCCCGCCGAGGAGGCTCCGGTGGAGCTCGGGGCCGCCAAG GAtctgaaagaaaagaaggagaagcatGAGGAAAAGTCTGCCCGTAAAGAGAAGAAGGAGATAGTAGAG GAGGATGAAAATGGAGCCGAGGAAGAAGAGGACGATGAAGATGCAAATCCAGAGGATGATGAAGACGAagatgaagaag ATGAAGAGAATGAACAGGAACCAGACTCACATGCCATAAAACGATCtgcagagaaaaagcaggaaGAG GATGAAGTGGacccaaagagaaagaaaacagaaaatggcGCCTCAGCTTGA